In the Nymphalis io chromosome 2, ilAglIoxx1.1, whole genome shotgun sequence genome, one interval contains:
- the LOC126777408 gene encoding homeobox protein extradenticle isoform X4, giving the protein MDDPNRMMAHSGGLMGPQGYGLPGGDGAPATGDGEARKQDIGEILQQIMNITDQSLDEAQARKHTLNCHRMKPALFSVLCEIKEKTVLSLRNTQEEEPPDPQLMRLDNMLIAEGVAGPEKGGGAGAAASASAAAGEWDNAIEHSDYRAKLAQIRQIYHQELDKYENACNEFTTHVMNLLREQSRTRPITPKEIERMVQIIHKKFSSIQMQLKQSTCEAVMILRSRFLDARRKRRNFSKQASEILNEYFYSHLSNPYPSEEAKEELARKCGITVSQVSNWFGNKRIRYKKNIGKAQEEANLYAAKKAAAAGASPYSMGAASGTATPMMSPAPTQDSMGYSLPAPPYDQPQPPYDASMAYDPMHQDLSP; this is encoded by the exons ATGGACGATCCGAACAGAATGATGGCGCATAGCGGTGGTCTCATGGGACCTCAAGGCTATGGTCTTCCCGGAGGTGATGGGGCTCCTGCTACGGGTGATGGTGAAGCGCGTAAGCAAGATATTGGTGAAATCTTGCAACAAATAATGAACATCACCGATCAGAGTTTGGATGAGGCACAAGCACGGAAACACACGCTTAATTGTCACAGAATGAAGCCTGCGCTTTTTTCAGTTTTATgtgaaattaaagaaaaaacag TTCTGTCACTCCGGAATACCCAAGAGGAGGAGCCTCCAGACCCTCAACTGATGCGTCTAGATAACATGCTGATTGCCGAGGGAGTTGCAGGTCCAGAAAAGGGTGGTGGGGCTGGTGCAGCAGCATCAGCTTCAGCTGCTGCAGGAGAATGGG ATAACGCGATCGAGCATTCCGACTACCGTGCGAAGCTGGCGCAGATCCGTCAAATCTACCACCAGGAGCTTGATAAGTACGAGAATGCTTGCAACGAGTTCACTACTCATGTCATGAACCTCCTTCGAGAGCAGAGTCGTACGCGTCCCATTACGCCTAAG GAGATAGAGCGCATGGTACAGATCATACATAAGAAGTTCAGCTCCATCCAGATGCAATTGAAGCAGTCCACTTGTGAGGCTGTTATGATTCTACGTTCACG TTTCCTGGACGCTCGCCGAAAACGGCGAAACTTCAGCAAGCAGGCGTCCGAGATCCTGAATGAATATTTCTACTCACACCTGTCCAACCCCTACCCGAGCGAGGAGGCCAAGGAGGAGCTGGCGCGCAAGTGCGGCATCACTGTGTCCCAG GTATCTAATTGGTTTGGCAACAAGCGCATTCGCTACAAGAAGAACATCGGCAAGGCACAAGAGGAGGCGAACCTCTACGCCGCCAAGAAAGCCGCCG CGGCGGGGGCGTCCCCCTACTCGATGGGGGCGGCGTCGGGCACGGCCACGCCCATGATGTCTCCGGCGCCCACGCAGGACTCCATGGGCTACTCGCTGCCGGCGCCGCCGTACGACCAGCCGCAGCCGCCCTACGACGCGTCCATGGCCTACGACCCCATGCACCAGGACTTGTCGCCCTAG
- the LOC126777408 gene encoding homeobox protein extradenticle isoform X2, with translation MDDPNRMMAHSGGLMGPQGYGLPGGDGAPATGDGEARKQDIGEILQQIMNITDQSLDEAQARKHTLNCHRMKPALFSVLCEIKEKTVLSLRNTQEEEPPDPQLMRLDNMLIAEGVAGPEKGGGAGAAASASAAAGEWDNAIEHSDYRAKLAQIRQIYHQELDKYENACNEFTTHVMNLLREQSRTRPITPKEIERMVQIIHKKFSSIQMQLKQSTCEAVMILRSRFLDARRKRRNFSKQASEILNEYFYSHLSNPYPSEEAKEELARKCGITVSQVSNWFGNKRIRYKKNIGKAQEEANLYAAKKAADLSWAGAGRRDARSPAGLASYNTAGASPYSMGAASGTATPMMSPAPTQDSMGYSLPAPPYDQPQPPYDASMAYDPMHQDLSP, from the exons ATGGACGATCCGAACAGAATGATGGCGCATAGCGGTGGTCTCATGGGACCTCAAGGCTATGGTCTTCCCGGAGGTGATGGGGCTCCTGCTACGGGTGATGGTGAAGCGCGTAAGCAAGATATTGGTGAAATCTTGCAACAAATAATGAACATCACCGATCAGAGTTTGGATGAGGCACAAGCACGGAAACACACGCTTAATTGTCACAGAATGAAGCCTGCGCTTTTTTCAGTTTTATgtgaaattaaagaaaaaacag TTCTGTCACTCCGGAATACCCAAGAGGAGGAGCCTCCAGACCCTCAACTGATGCGTCTAGATAACATGCTGATTGCCGAGGGAGTTGCAGGTCCAGAAAAGGGTGGTGGGGCTGGTGCAGCAGCATCAGCTTCAGCTGCTGCAGGAGAATGGG ATAACGCGATCGAGCATTCCGACTACCGTGCGAAGCTGGCGCAGATCCGTCAAATCTACCACCAGGAGCTTGATAAGTACGAGAATGCTTGCAACGAGTTCACTACTCATGTCATGAACCTCCTTCGAGAGCAGAGTCGTACGCGTCCCATTACGCCTAAG GAGATAGAGCGCATGGTACAGATCATACATAAGAAGTTCAGCTCCATCCAGATGCAATTGAAGCAGTCCACTTGTGAGGCTGTTATGATTCTACGTTCACG TTTCCTGGACGCTCGCCGAAAACGGCGAAACTTCAGCAAGCAGGCGTCCGAGATCCTGAATGAATATTTCTACTCACACCTGTCCAACCCCTACCCGAGCGAGGAGGCCAAGGAGGAGCTGGCGCGCAAGTGCGGCATCACTGTGTCCCAG GTATCTAATTGGTTTGGCAACAAGCGCATTCGCTACAAGAAGAACATCGGCAAGGCACAAGAGGAGGCGAACCTCTACGCCGCCAAGAAAGCCGCCG ACCTGTCTTGGGCGGGCGCGGGCAGGCGCGATGCGCGCTCTCCGGCCGGCCTCGCCTCGTACAACA CGGCGGGGGCGTCCCCCTACTCGATGGGGGCGGCGTCGGGCACGGCCACGCCCATGATGTCTCCGGCGCCCACGCAGGACTCCATGGGCTACTCGCTGCCGGCGCCGCCGTACGACCAGCCGCAGCCGCCCTACGACGCGTCCATGGCCTACGACCCCATGCACCAGGACTTGTCGCCCTAG
- the LOC126777408 gene encoding homeobox protein extradenticle isoform X1: protein MDDPNRMMAHSGGLMGPQGYGLPGGDGAPATGDGEARKQDIGEILQQIMNITDQSLDEAQARKHTLNCHRMKPALFSVLCEIKEKTVLSLRNTQEEEPPDPQLMRLDNMLIAEGVAGPEKGGGAGAAASASAAAGEWGTVAQADNAIEHSDYRAKLAQIRQIYHQELDKYENACNEFTTHVMNLLREQSRTRPITPKEIERMVQIIHKKFSSIQMQLKQSTCEAVMILRSRFLDARRKRRNFSKQASEILNEYFYSHLSNPYPSEEAKEELARKCGITVSQVSNWFGNKRIRYKKNIGKAQEEANLYAAKKAADLSWAGAGRRDARSPAGLASYNTAGASPYSMGAASGTATPMMSPAPTQDSMGYSLPAPPYDQPQPPYDASMAYDPMHQDLSP, encoded by the exons ATGGACGATCCGAACAGAATGATGGCGCATAGCGGTGGTCTCATGGGACCTCAAGGCTATGGTCTTCCCGGAGGTGATGGGGCTCCTGCTACGGGTGATGGTGAAGCGCGTAAGCAAGATATTGGTGAAATCTTGCAACAAATAATGAACATCACCGATCAGAGTTTGGATGAGGCACAAGCACGGAAACACACGCTTAATTGTCACAGAATGAAGCCTGCGCTTTTTTCAGTTTTATgtgaaattaaagaaaaaacag TTCTGTCACTCCGGAATACCCAAGAGGAGGAGCCTCCAGACCCTCAACTGATGCGTCTAGATAACATGCTGATTGCCGAGGGAGTTGCAGGTCCAGAAAAGGGTGGTGGGGCTGGTGCAGCAGCATCAGCTTCAGCTGCTGCAGGAGAATGGG GCACTGTGGCCCAAGCAGATAACGCGATCGAGCATTCCGACTACCGTGCGAAGCTGGCGCAGATCCGTCAAATCTACCACCAGGAGCTTGATAAGTACGAGAATGCTTGCAACGAGTTCACTACTCATGTCATGAACCTCCTTCGAGAGCAGAGTCGTACGCGTCCCATTACGCCTAAG GAGATAGAGCGCATGGTACAGATCATACATAAGAAGTTCAGCTCCATCCAGATGCAATTGAAGCAGTCCACTTGTGAGGCTGTTATGATTCTACGTTCACG TTTCCTGGACGCTCGCCGAAAACGGCGAAACTTCAGCAAGCAGGCGTCCGAGATCCTGAATGAATATTTCTACTCACACCTGTCCAACCCCTACCCGAGCGAGGAGGCCAAGGAGGAGCTGGCGCGCAAGTGCGGCATCACTGTGTCCCAG GTATCTAATTGGTTTGGCAACAAGCGCATTCGCTACAAGAAGAACATCGGCAAGGCACAAGAGGAGGCGAACCTCTACGCCGCCAAGAAAGCCGCCG ACCTGTCTTGGGCGGGCGCGGGCAGGCGCGATGCGCGCTCTCCGGCCGGCCTCGCCTCGTACAACA CGGCGGGGGCGTCCCCCTACTCGATGGGGGCGGCGTCGGGCACGGCCACGCCCATGATGTCTCCGGCGCCCACGCAGGACTCCATGGGCTACTCGCTGCCGGCGCCGCCGTACGACCAGCCGCAGCCGCCCTACGACGCGTCCATGGCCTACGACCCCATGCACCAGGACTTGTCGCCCTAG
- the LOC126777408 gene encoding homeobox protein extradenticle isoform X3, translating to MDDPNRMMAHSGGLMGPQGYGLPGGDGAPATGDGEARKQDIGEILQQIMNITDQSLDEAQARKHTLNCHRMKPALFSVLCEIKEKTVLSLRNTQEEEPPDPQLMRLDNMLIAEGVAGPEKGGGAGAAASASAAAGEWGTVAQADNAIEHSDYRAKLAQIRQIYHQELDKYENACNEFTTHVMNLLREQSRTRPITPKEIERMVQIIHKKFSSIQMQLKQSTCEAVMILRSRFLDARRKRRNFSKQASEILNEYFYSHLSNPYPSEEAKEELARKCGITVSQVSNWFGNKRIRYKKNIGKAQEEANLYAAKKAAAAGASPYSMGAASGTATPMMSPAPTQDSMGYSLPAPPYDQPQPPYDASMAYDPMHQDLSP from the exons ATGGACGATCCGAACAGAATGATGGCGCATAGCGGTGGTCTCATGGGACCTCAAGGCTATGGTCTTCCCGGAGGTGATGGGGCTCCTGCTACGGGTGATGGTGAAGCGCGTAAGCAAGATATTGGTGAAATCTTGCAACAAATAATGAACATCACCGATCAGAGTTTGGATGAGGCACAAGCACGGAAACACACGCTTAATTGTCACAGAATGAAGCCTGCGCTTTTTTCAGTTTTATgtgaaattaaagaaaaaacag TTCTGTCACTCCGGAATACCCAAGAGGAGGAGCCTCCAGACCCTCAACTGATGCGTCTAGATAACATGCTGATTGCCGAGGGAGTTGCAGGTCCAGAAAAGGGTGGTGGGGCTGGTGCAGCAGCATCAGCTTCAGCTGCTGCAGGAGAATGGG GCACTGTGGCCCAAGCAGATAACGCGATCGAGCATTCCGACTACCGTGCGAAGCTGGCGCAGATCCGTCAAATCTACCACCAGGAGCTTGATAAGTACGAGAATGCTTGCAACGAGTTCACTACTCATGTCATGAACCTCCTTCGAGAGCAGAGTCGTACGCGTCCCATTACGCCTAAG GAGATAGAGCGCATGGTACAGATCATACATAAGAAGTTCAGCTCCATCCAGATGCAATTGAAGCAGTCCACTTGTGAGGCTGTTATGATTCTACGTTCACG TTTCCTGGACGCTCGCCGAAAACGGCGAAACTTCAGCAAGCAGGCGTCCGAGATCCTGAATGAATATTTCTACTCACACCTGTCCAACCCCTACCCGAGCGAGGAGGCCAAGGAGGAGCTGGCGCGCAAGTGCGGCATCACTGTGTCCCAG GTATCTAATTGGTTTGGCAACAAGCGCATTCGCTACAAGAAGAACATCGGCAAGGCACAAGAGGAGGCGAACCTCTACGCCGCCAAGAAAGCCGCCG CGGCGGGGGCGTCCCCCTACTCGATGGGGGCGGCGTCGGGCACGGCCACGCCCATGATGTCTCCGGCGCCCACGCAGGACTCCATGGGCTACTCGCTGCCGGCGCCGCCGTACGACCAGCCGCAGCCGCCCTACGACGCGTCCATGGCCTACGACCCCATGCACCAGGACTTGTCGCCCTAG
- the LOC126777191 gene encoding glycine--tRNA ligase, producing MRHILPLVYKCSIISKHLPVLLNHLKLTHNLPHWGSNKVHRKIKIPNPYKDLIMADPKIEEILAPLRAHVKEQGDLVRKLKEEKAPEIDIKKAVAELKSRKKVLEDKELSLTPAEELFDRAKMEDLIKRRFFYDQSFAIYGGITGQFDFGPMGCALKSNMIQLWRKYFILQEQMLEVDCSILTPEPVLKASGHVERFADLMTKDVKSGECFRLDHLIKAHLEKIKSEKNTKAELKSEIEDILVKLDGMNADEMSALMKRFDMKSPISGNDLTPPIEFNLMFNTQIGPSGLVKGFLRPETAQGIFVNFKRLLEFNLGRLPFAAAQIGNSFRNEISPRSGLLRVREFTMCEIEHFCDSKDHPKFESIKDTQMLLYSADNQEQGKAAEILSIGEAVSKGIVNNETLGYFMARIHLYMLAVGIDPKKLRFRQHMGNEMAHYACDCWDAECLSSYGWIECVGCADRSAYDLTQHTKATGIRLAAEKKLPAPKQIEIVQAVPNKATIGKEFKKDAKLINDALAAMETVALEQLQSELESNGEYTLTTTKGDFKLTPNLVSVKKSQKTVHVEEIIPSVIEPSFGIGRILYCILEHNFKMREGDEQRTYFSLPAAVAPMKCAVLPLSGNVEFQPFVKELSQELTNVDVSHKVDDSSGSIGRRYARTDELGVPYAITVDFDTMKEPHTVTLRERDSMGQVRLPLVDVPAVVRDLANSKISWANIEDKYPKFEQQENVKGAVA from the coding sequence ATGAGACACATCTTACCGTTAGTTTATAAGTGTAGTATTATTAGTAAACATCTGCCAGTCCTACTTAACCACCTTAAACTTACACACAATCTTCCGCATTGGGGAAGCAATAAGGTTCATCGGAAGATCAAAATACCAAATCCATACAAAGATCTCATCATGGCTGATCCGAAAATTGAAGAAATTCTTGCTCCGCTTCGCGCCCATGTAAAGGAACAAGGTGATTTAGTGAGAAAACTAAAGGAAGAGAAAGCCCCAGAGATCGATATTAAAAAAGCTGTTGCTGAGTTAAAATCACGAAAGAAGGTTCTAGAAGACAAGGAATTAAGCTTAACGCCAGCCGAAGAATTATTCGACAGGGCAAAAATGGAGGACTTAATTAAAAGAAGATTTTTCTATGATCAGTCTTTTGCTATCTATGGTGGAATAACTGGCCAATTTGACTTCGGACCAATGGGATGCGCACTTAAAAGCAATATGATTCAACTCTGGAGAAAGTACTTCATTCTCCAAGAGCAAATGTTAGAGGTTGACTGCTCAATATTAACTCCTGAACCTGTACTTAAAGCCTCTGGACATGTTGAAAGATTTGCAGATCTAATGACTAAGGATGTGAAATCTGGTGAGTGCTTTAGATTGGATCACCTTATTAAAGCACacttagaaaaaattaaaagtgagAAGAATACAAAAGCTGAGCTGAAATCTGAAATAGaagatattttagtaaaacttGATGGTATGAATGCTGATGAAATGTCTGCTTTGATGAAAAGGTTTGACATGAAATCACCTATCAGTGGCAATGATTTGACTCCACCTATTGAATTTAACCTTATGTTCAACACACAGATTGGTCCCTCTGGACTAGTTAAAGGTTTTCTTAGACCAGAAACAGCACAAGGTATTTTTGTCAACTTCAAACGTCTCCTAGAATTCAATCTAGGCCGCCTACCATTTGCCGCAGCACAGATTGGAAATTCTTTCAGAAATGAAATCTCACCAAGATCTGGACTCCTAAGAGTTAGAGAGTTCACAATGTGTGAAATAGAACACTTTTGTGATTCAAAAGATCATCCTAAATTTGAATCAATTAAAGATACTCAAATGCTACTATATTCTGCTGATAATCAGGAGCAGGGCAAAGCAGCTGAAATTTTATCCATAGGTGAGGCTGTATCCAAGGGCATTGTCAATAATGAAACACTGGGATACTTCATGGCAAGAATTCACTTATACATGTTAGCAGTTGGTATTGACCCTAAGAAGCTCAGATTCAGACAGCACATGGGTAATGAAATGGCTCATTATGCTTGTGATTGCTGGGATGCGGAATGCTTGTCAAGTTATGGATGGATTGAATGTGTTGGCTGTGCAGACAGGTCGGCCTATGACCTCACCCAGCATACTAAAGCAACCGGTATTAGGTTAGCTGCAGAGAAAAAACTACCTGCACCAAAACAAATAGAAATTGTGCAAGCAGTCCCAAATAAAGCTACAATCGGAaaggaatttaaaaaagatgCTAAACTCATAAATGATGCTCTAGCAGCAATGGAGACTGTTGCCTTGGAACAACTACAATCTGAATTGGAATCTAATGGAGAGTACACACTGACCACTACCAAGGGTGACTTTAAGCTTACTCCAAACCTTGTAAGTGTTAAAAAGAGTCAAAAAACTGTGCATGTGGAAGAAATCATTCCAAGTGTAATCGAACCCTCATTTGGTATTGGAagaattttgtattgtattctTGAGCATAACTTCAAGATGAGGGAGGGTGACGAGCAAAGAACCTATTTCTCCTTACCTGCAGCTGTAGCACCAATGAAATGTGCTGTTCTACCTTTGAGTGGCAATGTTGAGTTCCAACCATTTGTTAAAGAGTTATCGCAAGAATTAACTAATGTGGATGTTTCTCATAAAGTTGATGACTCATCTGGTTCAATTGGTAGAAGATATGCCAGAACAGATGAACTTGGGGTCCCTTATGCTATCACTGTAGATTTTGATACTATGAAAGAACCACATACAGTTACATTGAGAGAACGAGACAGCATGGGCCAAGTCAGATTACCATTAGTTGATGTACCAGCTGTTGTTAGAGATCTGGCAAATAGTAAAATATCTTGGGCTAATATAGAAGATAAGTATCCCAAATTTGAACAACAAGAAAATGTGAAAGGCGCTGTGGCGTAA